In Deltaproteobacteria bacterium, one genomic interval encodes:
- a CDS encoding DUF4139 domain-containing protein, with amino-acid sequence MKRIRNPRGWFWIVLLIGVLWLCPEAVPAVVSTSGTGQQIAVEVTAYNEDLGLIKERRRIQLPQGTTELRFMDVAGKINPATVHMQSLTDPKALLVLEQNYEYDLLSPARLLDKYVGQEVKLYSKNPYTEREETVTAKVLSNNEGNPVFQIGNEVTFGHPGRVIFPQVPDNLIAQPTLVWLLRNEMAKTQDIEVAYLTGGIGWRADYVLVLDEKDRVGGLSGWVTLNNQSGAAYPNAKLKLVAGDVNRVREELAGRGDAVYKARMMEAAAPQFREQAFFEYHIYTLERPTTLKDNSTKQISLLNTPAVKVGKEYRLYGEDHYYRGPYGNPEQKKKVSVFIEFENAKQNGMGMPLPKGIIRVYKHDADRSLQFTGEDTIDHTPKDEKVKIKLGEAFDVTATRKQTDWKKIASDTYEAAFEIALRNHKAEDIAIRIIEPVPGDWQLLSASHKAVKAGSSQLEMNVPVQKDGETVAAYRIRFRM; translated from the coding sequence ATGAAACGAATAAGAAATCCGCGGGGGTGGTTTTGGATTGTTTTATTGATCGGTGTTCTCTGGCTTTGCCCAGAGGCGGTGCCGGCGGTGGTCAGTACGTCCGGGACGGGCCAACAGATCGCCGTAGAGGTGACAGCCTACAATGAGGACCTGGGGCTGATCAAGGAGCGACGACGAATCCAGTTGCCGCAGGGGACGACGGAATTGCGCTTCATGGACGTGGCCGGGAAAATCAACCCCGCCACGGTTCATATGCAGTCGCTCACGGACCCAAAGGCGTTGTTGGTTCTGGAGCAGAATTACGAATACGACCTTTTGAGTCCGGCGCGTCTTTTGGACAAGTATGTGGGTCAAGAGGTCAAGCTCTATTCGAAGAATCCCTACACCGAGCGTGAAGAGACCGTCACGGCGAAGGTGCTGTCCAACAACGAAGGCAATCCCGTCTTCCAGATCGGGAACGAAGTGACCTTCGGTCATCCCGGCCGGGTGATCTTCCCCCAGGTACCGGACAACCTCATCGCCCAGCCGACCCTCGTGTGGCTTCTGAGAAACGAGATGGCGAAAACCCAGGACATCGAGGTCGCCTATCTGACGGGCGGTATCGGCTGGCGGGCCGATTATGTCCTGGTGCTGGATGAGAAAGACCGGGTGGGGGGGCTTTCGGGCTGGGTGACCCTAAATAACCAGAGCGGCGCGGCCTACCCCAACGCGAAACTGAAGCTCGTGGCCGGTGACGTGAACCGGGTCCGGGAAGAACTGGCGGGCAGGGGGGATGCCGTTTACAAGGCCCGGATGATGGAAGCGGCGGCGCCCCAGTTCCGGGAGCAGGCTTTTTTCGAATACCATATCTATACTCTGGAACGGCCGACGACGCTGAAGGACAACTCCACCAAACAGATCAGTCTGCTCAATACCCCCGCCGTAAAGGTCGGAAAGGAATACCGTCTCTACGGCGAGGATCATTATTACCGCGGTCCTTACGGGAACCCGGAGCAGAAGAAAAAGGTCAGCGTTTTCATCGAATTCGAGAACGCGAAGCAGAACGGCATGGGCATGCCCCTCCCGAAGGGGATCATCCGGGTGTACAAGCACGACGCGGACAGGAGCCTCCAGTTCACGGGAGAGGACACCATCGACCACACACCGAAGGACGAGAAGGTCAAGATCAAACTCGGCGAGGCCTTTGACGTGACGGCGACGCGCAAGCAGACGGACTGGAAGAAGATCGCCTCCGACACCTACGAGGCGGCGTTTGAGATCGCCCTGCGGAACCACAAGGCGGAAGACATCGCCATCCGGATCATCGAACCCGTACCCGGCGACTGGCAGCTCCTCAGCGCCTCCCACAAAGCGGTGAAAGCGGGTTCGTCCCAGCTCGAGATGAATGTACCGGTTCAGAAGGACGGCGAGACCGTCGCGGCCTATCGCATCCGGTTCCGGATGTAA